The Stenotrophomonas sp. ZAC14D1_NAIMI4_1 DNA segment TGCCTGTACCTGACCACGGTGGCGATCTTCCTGGCCCAGGCCACCAATACCGAGCTGACCGTGTGGCACCAGCTGGGCCTGATCGCTGTGCTGCTGCTGACTTCCAAGGGTGCTGCGGGCGTGGCCGGTGCGGCATTCGTGGTATTGGCCGCGACCCTCGGCACCACCGGCACCATTCCTGTGGCGAGCATCGCGCTGATTCTGGGCATCCACCGCATCCTGGCCGAAGGCCTGACCTTCGTGAACCTGATCGGCAATGCCATTGCCGTGCTGGTGATCGCCAAGTGGGAAGGCAAGCTGGATGAGAAGACCATGGCCGCGCAGATCGGCACCCGCCGAACCCGGCAGCGCCTGCTCGGCGTGCAGCCCGCCTGAGGCAATGGCCTGAGTCCTGACGGCCACTGCGGTGGCCTCCATTGAATGCATCACCCTGGCGCCGGTGGCGCCGGGAAGGGAGAGAACATGTCGCAGTTCCTGCGTACCCCGCTGTACCTGCTGCTAGGCAGCGTTCTGGCAACGCCTGCTTTCGCCGCTGAGCGCAGCATCCCCGAGGGCATCGACCTGACCCTGGACCTGGTCGGCAACGTGGCCCACAACCCGGTGGGCGGTGTCGAACAGGGCACCGAAGGCTCGTACTGGGTGATGGCCCAGTCGAAGTTCGACCTGGACAAACTCTTCGGCGTGCACGGCACTGACGTGGATGCGCAGTGGGCGTGGTTCGCCGGGCGCAACCTGGCGCGCGAGAAGATCGGCAACTCGATCAGTGCGCAGCAGACCTGGCGACCGGTGGCTGGCGGCCGCCTGACCCGGCTGACCATTCGTCACCGCTTTGACAACGGCCTGAGCATCACTGCCGGTCGTGCGCCGGTGAACAGCTACTTCAACAACTCGCCGCTCAACTGCGTGTTCATGAGCAACGCGATGTGCCTGACGCCCTACGGTGCGATCACTGACCTGGGCATCACCGCCTACCCGAATTCGTCCTGGGCCGGCATCGTACGCTACGACGCCGATGACCGCTGGTACGCGCAGGCGGGCGTGTTCGACTACAACAACGAGCTGAACAAAGCCGGCAAGAACGGCCTGGACTTTTCGGTGGGTGAGGGCACCGGCACCATCAGCGCCTACGAAGTGGGGTACCAGACCAGCTTTGCCAACGACCGCCTGCCGCGCACCTACCGCGTCGGCATGTACCGTAACAGCGATGGCGGCAAGAGCTCGTACTTCGATGCCAAAGGCAACTCGGCGGCGCTGACCGGCAAGCCGACGGCCGTGCAGGACGGCGCGCGCCTGGGTGTGTACGCGATGGGCGACCAGACCGTCTGGCGCGGCGAGGGCAAGCGCAACCTGGCCGTGTTCGGCCGTGTCTACGTCAACACCGGCAACGAGGCGCCGGTCGATCATTTCGTGTCGGTGGGCTTCGTCAAGACCGGCACCTTCGCCAGCCGCGACCAGGACACCCTGGCCATGTTCGTCTCCAACACGCATTTCAGCGACGAACAGATCGGTTTCCTGCGGGACCGCCGCAGCCGTTACGGCGGCACCGGTGCGCCGCATGCCGACGAGATCATCACCGAGCTCAGCTACGGCTGGGCGCTGAAGAAGGGTGTCCGCCTGATGCCGAACCTGCAGTACGTCATCAACCCCGACCCGATCTATGCGCCCACCCGCACCACCAACATCCCCGACGCGCTGATTGTCGGCCTGCGCGTGGATGTGCATTTCGCCCAGCTGTTCGGCTGGTGATCCATCGCTCCAGGAGATCCCCCATGATCATCGACTGCCACGGCCACTACACCACGGCCCCCGCCGGCCACGATGCGTTCCGCAAGGCGCAGGTGGCCCACTTCAATGACCGCTCGCTGCCAGCGGCGGTCTATCCCGCGATCAGCGACGACGAACTGCGCGACAGCGTGGAGGCCAACCAGCTGCGCCTGCTGCGTGAGCGTGGCGCGGACATGACCATCTTCTCGCCGCGTGCCAGCACCATGGCCCACCATATCGGCGACGAGCAGGTGAGCGCCGAATGGACGCGCCATTGCAACGACCTGATCGCGCGCGTGGTGCAGCTGTACCCGGATCAGTTCATTGGCGTGTGCCAGCTGCCGCAGTCGCCGGGCGTTCCGATCGCGCACTCGGTGGCCGAGCTGGAGCGCTGCGTGAACGAGCTTGGTTTCGTCGGCTGCAACCTCAACCCCGATCCGTCCGGCGGCCACTGGGATGGCCTGCCATTGACCGATCGTTCCTGGTACCCGTTCTTCGAGAAGATGGTGGAACTGGACGTGCCGGCCATGGTGCACGTGTCGGGCAGCTGCAATGCCAATTTCCATGCCACCGGCGCGCACTACCTGAACGCCGATACCACTGCTTTCATGCAGTTCCTGCAGGGCGATCTGTTCCGTGACTTCCCGGAGCTGCGCTTCATCATCCCGCATGGCGGTGGCGCGGTGCCGTACCATTGGGGGCGCTTCCGTGGCCTGGCGGACATGCTGGGCAAGCCGCCGCTGGCCGAGCATGTGATGAAGAACGTCTACTTCGATACCTGCGTGTATCACCAGCCCGGCATCGACCTGCTGTTCGAGGTGATCGACATCGACAACATCCTGTTCGGTTCGGAGATGGTGGGCGCCGTGCGTGGCATCGACCCGCAGACCGGCCACTACTTCGATGACACCCGTCGCTACGTGGATGCGCTGGCATTGTCCGAGGGCGACCGCTGCAAGGTATTCGAAGGCAATGCGCGGCGGGTCTACCCGCGGCTGGATGCGCAGCTGAAGGCGAGGGGGTTGTGATGGTCGCGTTCCAGAAGGATGCCGACTGGCTGGACTACTGCGCGAACCCCAGCCGCCCGACGTTCGTGCCGCCGCCGGGCGCGGTGGACGCGCACTGCCATGTGTTCGGTCCGGGCGATGTGTTCCCGTACGCACCCGAGCGCAAGTACACGCCCTGCGACGCGGGCAAGGCGCAGCTGTTCGCGCTGCGCGACTATCTCGGGTTCAGCCGCAACGTGATCGTCCAGGCGACGTGCCACGGTGCGGACAACCGTGCCCTGGTCGACGCGCTGCAGGCCAGCGGTGGCATGGCCCGTGGCGTGGCCACAGTGCGCGATACGGTCAGCGACGAGGAGCTGCAGCAGCTGCATGCAGCGGGCGTGCGTGGTGTGCGTTTCAATTTCGTGCGCCGGCTGGTCGATCCCAAGCCGGATGCCTACTACCACGCGATCATCGACCGCATCGCGCCGTTGGGCTGGCACGTGGTGGTGTACTTCGAAGCCGCCGATCTGGCCGAGCGCTGGAAGTTCTTTACTTCACTGCCGACCACGGTGGTGGTCGACCACATGGGCCGGCCGGACGTGAGCCAACCGGTGGATGGGCCGGAATTCCAGCGTTTCGTGCAGCTGATGGCCGAGCACGGCAACGTGTGGAGCAAGGTCAGCTGCCCGGAGCGGCTGTCGCGGGTGGGGCCGCCGGGGTATGCCGATGTGGTGCCGTTCGCGCGGCATCTGGTGGAGCGCTTCCCGGACCGTGTGCTGTGGGGCACCGATTGGCCGCACCCGAACATGAAGGAGCACATGCCTGATGATGGGCACCTGGTGGATGTGATTCCGCACATTGCGCCGACATTGGAGCTGCAGCAGAAACTGCTGGTGGAAAACCCGATGCGGTTGTATTGGGGTTCGTGAGGCGCTGTGGGTGCCGGCCAGCGGCCGGCACTACCCTTTGCTGCAAACAGGTTGGCAGTGCCGGCCGCTGGCCGGCAAACCCCGATGCAATCAGCCGCGTGCCAGGGCCAGCAACCGCTCGGCGATCCGCTCCAGCGGCACCTGCTCTTCGGCCGCGCCCAGCTTGAACGCCGAACCGGGCATGCCCCAGACCACGCTGGTGGCTTCGTCCTGCACCAGGGTCGGTGCGCCGGCCTGGCGCATCTCCAGCAGGCCGCGTGCGCCGTCGTCACCCATGCCGGTGAGGATCGCACCGATGGCATTGCCGCCGGCGGCCTGCGCCACCGAGCGGAACAGCACGTCCACCGCCGGCTTGTGCCGGTTCACCGCCGGGCCGTCGTCAACGCGGCAACGCCAGCGCGCACCGTCGCGGATGATGCGCAGGTGCTTGCCGCCCGGGGGCAGGTAGGCATGGCCGGGCAGCACGGCTTCGCCATCGCTGGCTTCGCGTACGGCCATGGCCGAGTGGCGGTCCAGGCGTTCTGCGAAGGCCGTGCTGAAGCTGGCCGGCAGGTGCTGGGTCATCACCACGGCCGGGGCATCGGCAGGTAGGCCTTCCAGCACCACGCGCAGCGCTTCGGTGCCGCCGGCCGACGAGCCGATGGCAATCAGCCGGTCGGTGGTGCGGAACTGCGGCGCAGCCGGGCGCACCGCGGGCGCGGTATCGAGGATGAGCTTGGGCGTGGCGGCGCGCATCAGCGGGCGCACGCGCGAGCGCGCGGCCATCTTCACCTTGGCGATGATTTCATCGGCGTAGCCCTGCAGCCCACGGGCCACGTCGAGCTTGGGCTTGGAGACGAAGTCGACCGCGCCCAGGGCCAGCGCCTGCAGGGTGGTGTCGGCACCGCGCTCGGTCAGCGAGGAAATCATCACCACCGGCAGCGGATGCAGGCGCATCAGGTTTTCCAGGAACGCGAGGCCGTCCATGCGCGGCATTTCCACGTCCAGGGTGATCACGTCCGGCGCCAGGCGCTTGATCTTCTCGCGTGCCAGCAGCGGGTCGGCGGCGGTGCCGACCACATCGATGCCCGGGTCGCTGGACAGGATCTCGGTGAGCATCTGCCGTACGACGGCGGAGTCGTCGACGATCAGGACCCGGCAGGGGGCGTTGCCGGGCAGGGTCATTCGAACAGCTCCACGCCACCGGTGACCGGGGCCTTGGACAGGCGTGCACGCACGGCCGATTCGGTCGCGGCCACTTCGGCTTCATGGGCATGCGGCAGGCGCTGCACCACCACGCGGCCGGTATCGGCGAAGAACCAGATCTTGCGCGGGTGGATGCCGCACAGGTCCTCGGCGATGATCGGGATGTGCTCGGCCTGCAGGTACTGGCGCACGAACTCGGCGTTGCGGGTGCCCACCGGGTTGCTGGTGAAGCCCTTGAGCACGTTGGCGCCGCCGAACACCTTTGCTTCGATGCGCTTGCGGTGTGCGCCGCGCTTGAGCATGTCGTTGATCAGCAGTTCCATGGCATAGCTGCCATAGCGCGCAGGTGCGCCGTCGCCGGCATTGCCTTCGGGCAGCAGGAAGTGGTTCATGCCGCCGATCTTCAGCACCGGGTCGCGCAGGCAGGCCGCCACGCAGGAGCCCAGCGTGGTGGTCAGCGCAGTGGTGTCATCGACCACCAGGTACTGGGTCGGCAGCAGCTTGGCGGCGACGGTCTTGAAGCGCGCGTCCTGGTAGCGCATCACATCATCGGTACGCAGCGAGGCATTCATGCGCCGGCCCCCTGTGCGCGGCGGTACAGGGTGCGGCCGCAGGGCTGGATCAGGTCGGCCGCGTGCAGGTAGTTCTCCGAATGGCCGGTGTAGAGCAGGCCGTCTTCGTTGAGGTGCTGCACGAGGCGGCCGAGGATGGCGCGCTGGGTCGGCTTGTCGAAGTAGATCATGACGTTGCGGCAGAACAGCGCGTCGAACGGGCCGCCGACGTCGTAGCGCGGGGCCAGCAGGTTGAGCGGGCGGAAGTCGATCAGCTCGCGCAGCGCGGGCAGCACCCGGCACTGGCCTTCGTTGGGGCCGCTGCCCCGCTGGAAGTAGCGACGGCGCAGGTCCGGGTCGAGGTTGGTGACGCGGTCGATGTTGTAGACCCCGCGGCTGGCGGTGGCCAGCACCTGGGTATCCACGTCGGTGGCGACGATGCGCACCGGTGGCTTCAGGGTGCCGAACGCCTCGCAGGCCGTGATGGCCATGGAGTAGGGCTCCTCACCGGTGGAGGCGGCGCACGACCACAGCAGCAGCGGGCTGCGGGTGGAGCGCTGCTGCAGTTCCTCGCGCAGCTTGTCGAAGTGGTGCGGTTCGCGGAAGAACGAGGTGAGGTTGGTGGTCAGCGCGTTGGTGAACGCCTGCCACTCATCGCCACCGTCCTGCTCCAGATGGTCCAGATACTGCTGGAAGCTGCGCATGCCCAGCGTGCGCAGGCGGCGCGACAGGCGGCCGTACACCATGTCGCGCTTTGCCGGCGCAAGGGCGATGCCCACGCGCTGGTAGATCAGGTCGCAGACGCGGCGGAAATCACGGTCGGCGAACTCGAATTCGCGGGGGCCGGTGACGATGGGAGTAGGACTTTGCACGGGGGACGTGTCCATCGGCGAGGGTGGCGGCCGCAGCCGCCACCGGGATCAGAATTCCTGCCAGTCGCCGTCGCTGGGGGCGACGAAGCTGGAGCTGGAGGACGGGCTGGAACTGGGGCGTCGGGCCTGCGCCGGCGACGCCACCGGCTGCGCACGGCGCGCGGCCACGGCGGGTGCAGGCTCGATGCGGGCGGTGACGGCCTTCACTGCGGCAGCCACCTGGTTGTCGAGGCGGAAGATCGCCACGGCGTCGGCCAGCTGCGCGGCCTGGTCTTCCATCGCACGGGCGGCAGCGGTGGCTTCCTCCACCAGCGCAGCGTTCTGCTGGGTGGTTTCGTCCATCTGCACCACGGTCTGGTTGACCTGCTCGATGCCCGCGCTCTGTTCCTGCGAGGCGGCGGAGATCTCGGCCATGATGTCGGTGACGCGCTGCACCGAGGCGACGATCTCGCCCATGGTGCTGCCCGCCTGGTGCACCAGGCTGGAGCCTTCGGCGACCTTGCCGACCGAGTCGTCGATCAGGCCCTTGATTTCCTTCGCCGCAGCGGCGGAGCGCTGGGCGAGGGTGCGTACTTCGCTGGCAACCACGGCGAAACCACGGCCCTGCTCACCGGCACGCGCGGCTTCCACGGCGGCATTCAGCGC contains these protein-coding regions:
- a CDS encoding carbohydrate porin yields the protein MSQFLRTPLYLLLGSVLATPAFAAERSIPEGIDLTLDLVGNVAHNPVGGVEQGTEGSYWVMAQSKFDLDKLFGVHGTDVDAQWAWFAGRNLAREKIGNSISAQQTWRPVAGGRLTRLTIRHRFDNGLSITAGRAPVNSYFNNSPLNCVFMSNAMCLTPYGAITDLGITAYPNSSWAGIVRYDADDRWYAQAGVFDYNNELNKAGKNGLDFSVGEGTGTISAYEVGYQTSFANDRLPRTYRVGMYRNSDGGKSSYFDAKGNSAALTGKPTAVQDGARLGVYAMGDQTVWRGEGKRNLAVFGRVYVNTGNEAPVDHFVSVGFVKTGTFASRDQDTLAMFVSNTHFSDEQIGFLRDRRSRYGGTGAPHADEIITELSYGWALKKGVRLMPNLQYVINPDPIYAPTRTTNIPDALIVGLRVDVHFAQLFGW
- a CDS encoding amidohydrolase family protein; protein product: MIIDCHGHYTTAPAGHDAFRKAQVAHFNDRSLPAAVYPAISDDELRDSVEANQLRLLRERGADMTIFSPRASTMAHHIGDEQVSAEWTRHCNDLIARVVQLYPDQFIGVCQLPQSPGVPIAHSVAELERCVNELGFVGCNLNPDPSGGHWDGLPLTDRSWYPFFEKMVELDVPAMVHVSGSCNANFHATGAHYLNADTTAFMQFLQGDLFRDFPELRFIIPHGGGAVPYHWGRFRGLADMLGKPPLAEHVMKNVYFDTCVYHQPGIDLLFEVIDIDNILFGSEMVGAVRGIDPQTGHYFDDTRRYVDALALSEGDRCKVFEGNARRVYPRLDAQLKARGL
- a CDS encoding amidohydrolase family protein; this translates as MVAFQKDADWLDYCANPSRPTFVPPPGAVDAHCHVFGPGDVFPYAPERKYTPCDAGKAQLFALRDYLGFSRNVIVQATCHGADNRALVDALQASGGMARGVATVRDTVSDEELQQLHAAGVRGVRFNFVRRLVDPKPDAYYHAIIDRIAPLGWHVVVYFEAADLAERWKFFTSLPTTVVVDHMGRPDVSQPVDGPEFQRFVQLMAEHGNVWSKVSCPERLSRVGPPGYADVVPFARHLVERFPDRVLWGTDWPHPNMKEHMPDDGHLVDVIPHIAPTLELQQKLLVENPMRLYWGS
- a CDS encoding chemotaxis response regulator protein-glutamate methylesterase — translated: MTLPGNAPCRVLIVDDSAVVRQMLTEILSSDPGIDVVGTAADPLLAREKIKRLAPDVITLDVEMPRMDGLAFLENLMRLHPLPVVMISSLTERGADTTLQALALGAVDFVSKPKLDVARGLQGYADEIIAKVKMAARSRVRPLMRAATPKLILDTAPAVRPAAPQFRTTDRLIAIGSSAGGTEALRVVLEGLPADAPAVVMTQHLPASFSTAFAERLDRHSAMAVREASDGEAVLPGHAYLPPGGKHLRIIRDGARWRCRVDDGPAVNRHKPAVDVLFRSVAQAAGGNAIGAILTGMGDDGARGLLEMRQAGAPTLVQDEATSVVWGMPGSAFKLGAAEEQVPLERIAERLLALARG
- the cheD gene encoding chemoreceptor glutamine deamidase CheD, encoding MNASLRTDDVMRYQDARFKTVAAKLLPTQYLVVDDTTALTTTLGSCVAACLRDPVLKIGGMNHFLLPEGNAGDGAPARYGSYAMELLINDMLKRGAHRKRIEAKVFGGANVLKGFTSNPVGTRNAEFVRQYLQAEHIPIIAEDLCGIHPRKIWFFADTGRVVVQRLPHAHEAEVAATESAVRARLSKAPVTGGVELFE
- a CDS encoding CheR family methyltransferase; translated protein: MDTSPVQSPTPIVTGPREFEFADRDFRRVCDLIYQRVGIALAPAKRDMVYGRLSRRLRTLGMRSFQQYLDHLEQDGGDEWQAFTNALTTNLTSFFREPHHFDKLREELQQRSTRSPLLLWSCAASTGEEPYSMAITACEAFGTLKPPVRIVATDVDTQVLATASRGVYNIDRVTNLDPDLRRRYFQRGSGPNEGQCRVLPALRELIDFRPLNLLAPRYDVGGPFDALFCRNVMIYFDKPTQRAILGRLVQHLNEDGLLYTGHSENYLHAADLIQPCGRTLYRRAQGAGA